The Pirellulales bacterium genome contains the following window.
GCTATCGCTTCCGGCCCGCGGTCGGCGGCGAGGCGTTCGACGTGTTGTGGAGCGAGGCGGGGTTCGAATCGGGCGAAGCAAGGCCCTCGCACAGCGGCATTCCGGTTCTCTTTCCTTTTCCCGGCCGGCTGCGGGGCTCGCATTTGGCTTACGAAGGGCACACCTATCCGCTGGGCAGCGACGATGGCCGCGGCAACGCCATTCATGGCTTCGTGCTCAACCGGCCGTGGCGCATCATCGAGATGTTGCCGCATCGCACGACCGGCGAGTTTCACGCCTCCGTCGATGAGCCGGGGCTGGTCAAACGTTGGCCCGCCGACTTCCGCCTGACGGTGACCTACGAGCTCAACGGCAACACGCTGAGCTGCCAAATCGAAGTGCAGAACCCCGGGCCCACCAGGCTGCCGTTTGGTTTGGGCCTGCATCCCTACTTTCAACTGCCGCTCGGCGCCGGCGGCCGCGCGGACGACTGCCGCGTGACCGTGCCCGCCGCGGAATACTGGGAACTGCAAAACATGTTGCCCACCGGCCGCCGTTTGCGGGCCGACCAGCGAGCCAACCTGGCGGGCACGACGCGCTTCGCCGACATGCGGCTCGACGACGTGTTCACGGGCCTGACCGTTGCCGACGGCGTGGTGCGGACCACGATTGAAGACCCGCACACGGGCCGGACGCTGGAGCTGACGTTCGACGCCGCGTTTCGGGAGTGCGTGATCTACAATCCGCCGCACGGCGAAGCCGTCTGCATCGAGCCTTACACCTGCGCGCCCGACGCTTATGAATTGCAGGCCACCGGCATCGACGCGGGCCTGCGGCTGCTCGAACCGGGCGGTCAATTCCGCACGCGGTTCGAGATCCGCGTGACGTAATCGCGTTTTCCGTCGAACCCATCACGCAAGCTTGATGCGTTGGCCGGAACGGTTACAATGAGCGTTGCCCTCCTAACGTTCCCGCCCACCCGACCCCACCATCCTCTTCGGACCCACCATAATGCTCAGGCTGCTGCCACATTTGTCGCGCGATTGTGAAGGAATCCACCGGCGAAATTTCCTGCAGGTGGGCACGCTCGCCGGCGTTGGACTGTCGCTGCCCAGCCTGCTGGCCGCCCGTGCCGCTGCCAACCCGACTGCCGCGAAGGACGTCAAC
Protein-coding sequences here:
- a CDS encoding aldose 1-epimerase, whose translation is MQLEPVTITDAQTGATAQILSGFGFNCYRFRPAVGGEAFDVLWSEAGFESGEARPSHSGIPVLFPFPGRLRGSHLAYEGHTYPLGSDDGRGNAIHGFVLNRPWRIIEMLPHRTTGEFHASVDEPGLVKRWPADFRLTVTYELNGNTLSCQIEVQNPGPTRLPFGLGLHPYFQLPLGAGGRADDCRVTVPAAEYWELQNMLPTGRRLRADQRANLAGTTRFADMRLDDVFTGLTVADGVVRTTIEDPHTGRTLELTFDAAFRECVIYNPPHGEAVCIEPYTCAPDAYELQATGIDAGLRLLEPGGQFRTRFEIRVT